A stretch of the Streptococcus himalayensis genome encodes the following:
- a CDS encoding HXXEE domain-containing protein — MKKMINNWYNISIYLAGLTALLAIFLPVTEVQKCLLASICMLFLHFFEEFGYPGGFPLLGVKLLLGNNEMDKTKWDCNNLNSMFGNWTFLILVYVFPLLLPNVRFLTLSAMLFLLMEVIMHSIFNLRLKSIYNAGLITAILGLGPIGLYYFIDVFDSKLYNWYDYALAVLWFIIVFIFCFRSNIYWGLGKKDGYILTDQTAFGVTHLTKN; from the coding sequence ATGAAAAAAATGATAAATAATTGGTATAACATTTCTATCTATCTCGCTGGTCTAACGGCTCTGCTTGCGATTTTTTTGCCAGTAACCGAGGTGCAAAAATGTCTTTTGGCTTCCATTTGTATGTTGTTTCTACATTTTTTCGAGGAATTCGGTTATCCTGGAGGATTTCCCCTACTCGGAGTAAAACTACTCCTTGGCAACAATGAGATGGATAAAACCAAGTGGGATTGCAACAATCTCAATTCGATGTTTGGAAACTGGACATTCCTAATTTTAGTTTATGTATTCCCACTTTTACTACCTAATGTGCGTTTTCTAACATTATCTGCCATGTTGTTTCTTTTAATGGAAGTCATTATGCATTCCATATTTAATTTAAGGCTAAAAAGCATTTACAATGCCGGCTTAATTACCGCAATTTTAGGACTAGGTCCTATTGGCTTATACTATTTCATCGATGTATTTGATAGCAAACTGTATAACTGGTATGACTATGCCCTTGCCGTACTTTGGTTCATTATCGTATTTATATTCTGTTTTCGCTCTAACATCTATTGGGGACTTGGCAAGAAAGATGGATATATACTTACGGATCAAACGGCATTTGGTGTAACTCATTTAACAAAAAACTAA
- a CDS encoding TetR/AcrR family transcriptional regulator, translating into MARPRKTEYANRAVVKIENAFWKLLETEKYTDITVLRIAQDSGVNRNSFYYHYKDMDDLAYQAFKNNTRNDASRMMISSILTVLTLQDDEKDSDIDMSILPNSRRIMLCARSESTYLKQLVNDFLKEIWLDSFSINEDRLTTEEKIQLDFIFAGIVTTLGSQEIEDNPLLMLKLVSSEIGKSMLLTMKKISVAQNNRFLETKQNLQG; encoded by the coding sequence ATGGCACGTCCAAGGAAAACAGAGTATGCTAATAGGGCTGTAGTAAAAATAGAAAATGCTTTTTGGAAACTTTTAGAGACGGAGAAATATACGGATATTACTGTTCTTCGAATTGCTCAAGATTCTGGGGTTAATCGCAATTCTTTTTATTATCATTATAAAGATATGGATGATTTGGCTTATCAAGCTTTTAAGAATAATACAAGGAACGATGCCTCGAGAATGATGATTTCGTCAATTTTAACTGTCTTAACATTGCAAGATGATGAAAAAGATTCAGATATTGATATGTCTATTTTACCAAATTCGAGACGTATCATGTTGTGTGCTAGAAGTGAGTCAACATACCTGAAACAACTGGTGAATGACTTTTTAAAGGAGATATGGTTAGATTCTTTTTCGATTAATGAAGATCGTTTGACAACAGAGGAGAAAATACAACTTGATTTTATTTTTGCAGGGATTGTAACTACTCTGGGAAGTCAAGAGATTGAGGATAATCCGCTTTTGATGTTGAAACTTGTTTCGTCAGAAATAGGAAAATCGATGCTTTTAACGATGAAGAAGATATCAGTAGCGCAAAATAATCGTTTTCTAGAAACTAAGCAGAATTTGCAGGGATGA